In Zea mays cultivar B73 chromosome 7, Zm-B73-REFERENCE-NAM-5.0, whole genome shotgun sequence, the following proteins share a genomic window:
- the LOC103633334 gene encoding importin-5, with protein sequence MASAEDQAAAAALLGGDPAAFDALLSTLMSSSNADRSAAEAAFHRLRASHPEPLALRLATSLAAPTTPADLRAMAGVLLRKVLSPAPSSDASSNNATPPAPLWPQLSPAGQAALKAHLLSALQSDPPKPIAKKVCDAISELAASLLPENAWPELLPFLFRAASGPDAHNLQESALLIFARLADYIAESLLDHLMTIHNLLASALAHPTSPDVRIAALGAAVNLVQCLPTNSDRDKMQDLLPAMMRALTDCLNSGQEVSAQEALELLVELAGAEPRFLRRQIADVVGAMLQVAEATQLEDGTRHLAVEFVITLAEARERAPGMMRRLPQFVGRLFAVLMQMLLDVEDDPAWHSAETEDEDAGEGNNYGVAQECLDRLSIAIGGNAIVPIASELLPQYLSSAEWQKHHAALITLAQIAEGCAKVMLKNLEQVVSMILNGFQHPHPRVRWAAINAIGQLSTDLGPDLQVHYHQQVLPALANAMDDFQNPRVQAHAASAILNFSENCTPEILTPYLDGIVNKLLVLLQNGKQMVQEGALTALASVADSSQDHFKKYYDAVMPYLKSILMHATDKSNRMLRAKSMECISLVGMAVGKDKFRDDARQVMEVLMALQGAPMETDDPITSYMLQAWARLCKCLGQDFLPYMSVVMPPLLQSAQLKPDVTVTSAESDDDIASDDDSIETITLGDKRIGIRTSVLEEKATACNMLCCYADELKEGFFPWIDQVAPTLVPLLKFYFHEEVRRAAVAAMPELLRSAKLAVEKGQAQGRDESYVKQLSDYIIAALVEALHKEPETEMCSSMLDSLNECMQLSGLLLDEAQVRAIIDEIKNVIIASATRKRERSERTKAEDFDADEGELLKEENEQEEEVFDQVSECLGTLIKTFKGSFLPFFEELSMYITPMLGKDKTPEERRIAICIFDDVAEQCRESALKYYDTYLPFLLEASNDENSDVRQAAVYGVGVCAEFGGHVFRPLVGEALSKLNNVIRHPDARLPDNIMAYDNAVSALGKICQFHRDGIDAAQVVPAWLSCLPIKDDKVEAKVVHGQLCSMVERSDAEILGPHSQYLPKIVSIFAEVLCNGTELATDETRNRMVNVLRRFQQTLPPDFLASTFSNLQPQQQLLLQSILST encoded by the exons ATGGCGTCCGCCGAGGACCAGGCCGCGGCCGCCGCGCTGCTGGGGGGTGACCCGGCGGCGTTCGACGCGCTGCTCTCGACGCTCATGTCGTCCTCCAACGCCGACCGTTCCGCCGCCGAGGCCGCCTTCCACCGCCTCCGGGCCTCGCACCCGGAGCCCCTCGCGCTGCGGCTCGCCACCTCGCTGGCGGCGCCCACCACCCCCGCCGACCTGCGCGCCATGGCGGGGGTCCTCCTCCGCAAGGTCCTCTCCCCGGCCCCGTCTTCCGACGCGTCCTCCAACAACGCCACGCCCCCGGCGCCGCTCTGGCCGCAGCTCTCCCCCGCGGGGCAGGCCGCGCTCAAGGCGCACCTCCTCTCCGCGCTCCAGTCCGATCCTCCCAAGCCCATCGCCAAGAAGGTCTGCGACGCTATCTCTGAGCTCGCGGCCTCGCTGCTGCCTGAGAACGCCTGGCCCGAGCTGCTGCCGTTCCTCTTCCGCGCCGCGTCGGGGCCTGATGCGCACAACCTTCAGGAGTCAGCGCTGCTCATCTTCGCGAGGCTGGCGGATTACATCGCAGAATCTCTCCTCGACCATCTCATGACTATCCACAACCTCCTCGCCTCAGCCCTGGCGCATCCCACGTCTCCTGATGTTCGGATTGCGGCCCTGGGTGCCGCAGTCAACCTTGTTCAGTGCCTGCCAACCAACTCCGACAGGGATAAGATGCAGGATTTGCTCCCAGCAATGATGAGGGCGCTCACTGATTGCCTAAACTCTGGCCAGGAAGTCTCTGCGCAGGAGGCACTGGAGCTGCTGGTGGAGCTCGCTGGCGCCGAGCCAAGGTTCCTGAGGAGGCAGATTGCTGATGTGGTAGGGGCAATGTTGCAAGTTGCTGAGGCTACACAGCTGGAAGATGGGACCAGACACTTGGCGGTGGAGTTTGTGATTACTCTAGCTGAGGCTAGAGAGCGTGCACCAGGAATGATGCGGCGACTCCCGCAGTTTGTTGGTAGGCTGTTTGCAGTGCTGATGCAGATGCTGCTTGATGTCGAGGATGACCCTGCTTGGCACTCTGCTGAAACTGAAGATGAGGACGCAGGGGAAGGGAACAACTATGGAGTGGCGCAGGAGTGCCTTGACCGCCTTTCCATCGCCATTGGTGGGAACGCAATTGTACCAATTGCTTCTGAGCTGCTACCACAGTACCTGTCTTCTGCTGAGTGGCAGAAGCACCATGCTGCGCTCATTACACTTGCACAGATTGCGGAAGGATGTGCAAAG GTTATGCTTAAAAATTTGGAACAAGTCGTTTCGATGATATTGAATGGATTTCAACATCCCCACCCACGTGTGAGATGGGCTGCTATCAATGCCATCGGTCAGCTTTCTACGGATTTGGGCCCAGATCTTCAAGTTCATTACCACCAGCAGGTGCTGCCTGCATTGGCCAATGCTATGGATGATTTCCAGAATCCACGAGTTCAG GCACATGCTGCTTCAGCGATTTTGAATTTTAGTGAGAATTGTACACCGGAAATTTTGACGCCTTACCTGGATGGAATTGTGAACAAATTACTTGTTCTTCTTCAG aatggaaagcaaatggtgCAGGAGGGAGCATTGACAGCTTTAGCGTCAGTAGCAGATTCATCACAG GATCACTTCAAGAAATACTATGATGCTGTCATGCCATACCTAAAATCTATCTTGATGCATGCAACTGATAAGTCCAATAGGATGCTCCGTGCCAAGTCCATGGAGTGTATAAGTTTGGTAGGAATGGCTGTGGGTAAGGACAAGTTCAGAGACGACGCAAGGCAG GTTATGGAAGTACTTATGGCTTTGCAAGGAGCTCCAATGGAAACTGATGATCCAATTACCAGCTACATGTTGCAG GCTTGGGCTAGGCTATGCAAATGTCTTGGACAGGATTTCCTTCCTTACATGAGTGTTGTTATGCCTCCACTGCTTCAGTCTGCTCAACTCAAGCCTGATGTTACAGTTACTTCAGCTGAATCAGATGACGATATTGCATCAGATGACGATAG CATTGAAACAATTACACTTGGTGACAAAAGAATAGGAATTCGAACTAGTGTGCTGGAAGAGAAAGCAACAGCTTGCAACATGCTGTGCTGTTATGCTGATGAGCTTAAGGAGGGTTTCTTCCCATGGATTGATCAG GTTGCCCCAACGTTGGTTCCTCTGCTGAAGTTTTACTTCCATGAGGAAGTCAGGAGAGCTGCTGTTGCGG CCATGCCGGAACTTCTACGCTCAGCAAAATTGGCTGTTGAGAAAGGGCAGGCTCAAGGACGTGATGAGTCTTATGTCAAACAGTTGTCTGACTACATAATTGCAGCACTTGTTGAAGCACTGCACAAG GAGCCAGAAACAGAAATGTGCTCATCCATGCTGGATTCTTTAAACGAGTGTATGCAG CTTTCGGGTCTTTTGCTTGATGAAGCCCAAGTACGAGCTATCATAGATGAGATTAAAAACGTCATTATAGCCAGTGCCACCCGGAAAAGAGAACGCTCGGAGAGAACAAAAGCGGAAGATTTTGATGCTGATGAAGGAGAGCTACTCAAAGAAGAGAATGAACAGGAGGAGGAAGTATTTGATCAG GTCAGTGAGTGCCTAGGGACTTTGATTAAAACCTTCAAAGGTTCTTTCTTGCCGTTTTTTGAAGAGCTCTCTATGTACATTACACCAATGTTG GGAAAAGATAAAACACCTGAAGAGAGAAGGATAGCTATCTGTATTTTTGATGATGTTGCAGAGCAATGCCGTGAATCAGCTCTGAAGTATTATGACACATACCTTCCTTTCCTTTTGGAGGCATCAAACGATGAAAATTCAGATGTTCGGCAG GCTGCTGTCTATGGTGTGGGTGTATGTGCCGAGTTTGGTGGTCATGTTTTTCGCCCTCTAGTAGGAG AGGCCTTATCAAAATTAAACAATGTTATAAGGCATCCTGATGCACGACTTCCTGATAATATCATGGCATATGACAATGCTGTTTCGGCGCTTGGAAAAATATGCCAATTTCATCGGGATGGTATTGATGCAGCTCAG
- the LOC100280704 gene encoding beta-hexosaminidase precursor, with product MATVLLPLLLLLGSAVTLLTCAGAGASFPVNVWPKPTSMSWAEPHAAVPVSPSFHIVASSGNPYLASAAERYAKLLFRETYRPIVRPAVNVTAGNALEKLTVAVSDLAAPLQHGVDESYTLEILPTGAATVTAATAWGAMRGLETFSQLSWRAGRGDLLLVAAGVRVEDRPLYPHRGLMLDTGRTYFPVADILRTIDAMAANKMNVFHWHITDSQSFPIVLPSEPSLAEKGAYGENMRYTVEDVERIVEFAMSRGVRVVPEIDSPGHTASWAGAYPEAVTCAGKFWLPDGDWNHRLAAEPGAGQLNPLAAKTYEVITNVVNDLTSLFPDGFYHAGADEVTPGCWEADPTIQADLERGATLSQLLERYVSAVHPLVVSRNRTAVYWEDVLLDAAVNVSASAIPPATTVLQSWNNGPNNTKLIVQAGYRAIVSSASFYYLDCGHGDFVGNNSIYDDPNSDFDANGGSWCGPYKTWQRVYDYDIAYGLTPEEAQLVLGGEVAMWTEQVDTTVLDGRVWPRASAMAEALWSGNRDASGRKRYAEATDRLIDWRQRMVGRGVRAEPIQPLWCRTRPGMCNAVQ from the exons ATGGCGACGGTCCTCCTTCCGCTGCTGCTCTTGCTCGGCTCGGCGGTGACGCTCCTAAcgtgcgcgggcgcgggcgcgtcgTTCCCCGTCAATGTCTGGCCAAAGCCGACGTCCATGTCATGGGCGGAGCCGCACGCGGCCGTACCGGTGTCGCCGTCCTTCCACATCGTGGCGTCATCGGGTAACCCGTACCTCGCCTCGGCCGCGGAGCGCTACGCCAAGCTGCTGTTCAGGGAGACGTACCGACCCATCGTTCGGCCGGCGGTCAACGTCACCGCGGGGAACGCGCTGGAGAAGCTGACCGTGGCGGTGTCCGACCTCGCCGCCCCGCTGCAGCACGGCGTGGACGAGTCCTACACGCTGGAGATCCTCCCCACGGGCGCCGCCACGGTGACCGCGGCCACCGCGTGGGGCGCCATGCGCGGGCTGGAGACGTTCTCGCAGCTGTCGTGGCGGGCCGGCCGCGGGGACCTCCTGCTGGTGGCCGCCGGCGTGCGCGTCGAGGACCGGCCCCTGTACCCGCACCGCGGGCTGATGCTCGACACCGGCAGGACCTACTTCCCCGTGGCCGACATCCTGCGGACCATCGACGCCATGGCGGCCAACAAGATGAACGTGTTCCACTGGCACATCACGGACTCGCAGTCGTTCCCCATCGTGCTGCCCTCCGAGCCGTCGCTCGCCGAGAAGGGCGCCTACGGAGAGAACATGCGGTACACCGTCGAGGATGTCGAGCGCATCGTCGAGTTCGCCATGAGCCGCGGCGTCCGCGTCGTGCCGGAGATCGACTCGCCTG GCCACACAGCTTCGTGGGCCGGCGCGTACCCGGAGGCCGTTACCTGCGCGGGCAAGTTCTGGCTGCCCGACGGCGACTGGAACCACCGCCTCGCCGCCGAGCCGGGCGCCGGCCAGCTGAACCCGCTGGCGGCCAAGACGTACGAGGTCATCACCAACGTGGTCAACGACCTGACCTCCCTCTTCCCGGACGGCTTCTACCACGCCGGCGCCGACGAGGTCACCCCGGGTTGCTGGGAGGCGGACCCCACGATCCAGGCCGACCTGGAGCGCGGCGCCACGCTGAGCCAGCTCCTGGAGCGGTACGTGAGCGCGGTGCACCCGCTGGTGGTGTCCAGGAACCGCACGGCCGTGTACTGGGAGGACGTGCTGCTGGACGCGGCCGTGAACGTGAGCGCGTCGGCGATCCCGCCGGCCACCACCGTCCTGCAGTCGTGGAACAACGGGCCCAACAACACCAAGCTGATCGTGCAGGCCGGGTACCGCGCCATCGTCTCCTCCGCCTCCTTCTACTACCTCGACTGCGGGCACGGCGACTTCGTCGGCAACAACAGCATCTACGACGACCCCAACAGTGACTTCGACGCGAACGGCGGGTCCTGGTGCGGGCCCTACAAGACGTGGCAGCGGGTGTACGACTACGACATCGCGTACGGGCTCACCCCCGAGGAGGCCCAGCTGGTCCTCGGCGGCGAGGTGGCGATGTGGACGGAGCAGGTCGACACGACCGTCCTGGACGGCCGGGTGTGGCCGAGAGCCTCGGCCATGGCGGAGGCGCTCTGGTCTGGCAACCGCGACGCGTCGGGCAGGAAGCGGTACGCCGAGGCGACCGACCGGCTCATCGACTGGCGGCAGCGCATGGTCGGGAGGGGGGTCCGGGCCGAGCCCATCCAGCCGCTTTGGTGCCGAACACGACCCGGAATGTGCAACGCGGTCCAGTGA